One Vigna radiata var. radiata cultivar VC1973A unplaced genomic scaffold, Vradiata_ver6 scaffold_914, whole genome shotgun sequence DNA window includes the following coding sequences:
- the LOC106753235 gene encoding PRA1 family protein H-like isoform X2, giving the protein MELYFGCYGCRYKMPVALVGLILCLALWDFFKFCSQRWGLEHYPLTRQCLIRAAQCATAVILIFSNVQMALFCAICVSYAARITSVIQGPLA; this is encoded by the exons ATGGAACTCTATTTTGGTTGTTACGGCTGCAGGTATAAGATGCCAGTTGCTCTTGTTGGGTTGATATTGTGTTTGGCGTTGTGGGATTTCTTCAAGTTTTGTAGCCAAAGATGGGGATTGGAGCATTATCCCTTAACTCGCCAGTGTTTGATTCGTGCTGCCCAATGTG CAACCGCAGTTATTCTGATCTTTTCTAATGTTCAAATGGCTCTCTTTTGTGCCATATGCGTCAGCTATGCAG CACGTATTACTTCAGTGATTCAAGGGCCTTTGGCATAG
- the LOC106753235 gene encoding PRA1 family protein H-like isoform X1 encodes MELYFGCYGCRYKMPVALVGLILCLALWDFFKFCSQRWGLEHYPLTRQCLIRAAQCATAVILIFSNVQMALFCAICVSYAGVILHAAFRKLTPVKQPSVVRSR; translated from the exons ATGGAACTCTATTTTGGTTGTTACGGCTGCAGGTATAAGATGCCAGTTGCTCTTGTTGGGTTGATATTGTGTTTGGCGTTGTGGGATTTCTTCAAGTTTTGTAGCCAAAGATGGGGATTGGAGCATTATCCCTTAACTCGCCAGTGTTTGATTCGTGCTGCCCAATGTG CAACCGCAGTTATTCTGATCTTTTCTAATGTTCAAATGGCTCTCTTTTGTGCCATATGCGTCAGCTATGCAG GCGTGATACTTCATGCTGCATTTCGCAAGTTGACCCCTGTGAAGCAACCTTCAGTNGTAAGAAGTAGGTAG